In Methylomagnum ishizawai, one DNA window encodes the following:
- a CDS encoding DUF2726 domain-containing protein translates to MNWLIIGGIVLAVSVFFAVRALSGGGKPQRTGYQRRDFLFSAEERLFHASLKQAVGGDYEVFGPIRVGDVVSPRGTPPRQDGPREFEDIRDGRFAFVLCDPADLAIACAVRLRERGPAGQPAGSDPLKTICHAAGLPLVGFEAGPVYDEHEIRETIAQAVRKEPLYVTESTGRKEPRISCLDNLDL, encoded by the coding sequence ATGAATTGGTTGATTATTGGCGGGATCGTCCTGGCCGTTTCCGTATTTTTCGCCGTCCGCGCCCTGTCCGGCGGCGGCAAACCCCAGCGGACCGGCTACCAAAGGCGCGATTTCTTGTTTTCCGCCGAAGAGCGGCTGTTCCATGCCAGCCTGAAACAGGCGGTGGGCGGGGATTACGAAGTGTTCGGCCCCATCCGGGTGGGCGATGTGGTGTCGCCGCGCGGCACGCCGCCGCGCCAGGACGGACCGCGGGAATTCGAGGATATCCGGGATGGACGCTTCGCTTTCGTGCTGTGCGACCCGGCCGACCTCGCCATCGCCTGCGCCGTGCGCTTGCGGGAACGCGGCCCGGCGGGCCAGCCCGCCGGTTCCGATCCGCTGAAAACCATCTGCCACGCGGCGGGCCTGCCCCTGGTCGGATTCGAGGCCGGGCCGGTCTACGACGAACATGAAATCCGCGAAACCATCGCCCAGGCCGTGCGCAAGGAACCCCTGTACGTCACCGAGTCCACGGGCCGCAAGGAACCGCGCATCTCCTGTCTCGACAACCTCGATCTCTGA
- a CDS encoding ArsC family reductase, with the protein MTTLYGLRNCDTCRKARAWLDGQGLAHRFHDFRGDGLDPALLQSWADSLGWETLLNRRGTTWRGLSETDRADLDAAKALRLMLVHPALIKRPVLSHGDTLLIGFSPAHYLENL; encoded by the coding sequence ATGACGACCCTATACGGACTCCGCAATTGCGATACCTGCCGCAAGGCCCGCGCCTGGCTGGACGGCCAGGGTCTGGCCCACCGCTTCCACGATTTCCGCGGCGACGGCCTGGACCCGGCCTTGCTGCAAAGCTGGGCCGACTCCCTGGGCTGGGAAACCCTGCTCAACCGGCGCGGCACCACTTGGCGCGGCCTCTCCGAAACCGACCGCGCCGATCTCGACGCCGCCAAAGCCCTGCGCCTGATGCTGGTCCATCCCGCCCTCATCAAACGCCCGGTCCTCAGCCATGGCGACACGCTTTTGATCGGCTTCTCTCCCGCCCACTACCTCGAAAACCTATGA
- the dapE gene encoding succinyl-diaminopimelate desuccinylase — MTDTVALTAELIRLPSVTPEDAGCMDLLAARLEPHGFLREQLDFGQTRNLWLRRGTARPLLVFLGHTDVVPPGPLGDWQSPPFEPVFRDGMLYGRGAADMKSGVAAMTTALARFAAHHPEHRGSVALLMTSDEEGAANDGVVKVMEAFTARGEQIDWCLIGEPSSFDRLGDTIRVGRRGSLCGNLTVFGIQGHVAYPDKADNPIHRAAPALAELCAEVWDTGNELFPPTSFQISNLHSGTGADNVIPGRLELLFNFRFSTASTEADLKARTEAILNRHGLRYQLAWRLSGEPFLTTRTELVEAVQTALESVVGYRARPDTGGGTSDGRFVAPTGAQVVELGPLNGSIHKINEHVPVADIETLSAVYERIMVELLT; from the coding sequence ATGACCGACACCGTAGCCCTCACCGCCGAATTGATCCGCCTGCCCTCCGTCACGCCCGAAGACGCCGGCTGCATGGACCTCCTCGCCGCCCGACTCGAACCCCACGGCTTCCTCCGCGAGCAACTCGACTTCGGCCAAACCCGCAACCTTTGGCTGCGCCGGGGCACGGCCCGGCCCTTGCTGGTGTTCCTGGGGCATACCGATGTGGTGCCGCCCGGTCCTTTGGGCGATTGGCAATCGCCGCCGTTCGAGCCGGTGTTCCGCGACGGGATGCTATACGGGCGCGGGGCCGCCGATATGAAAAGCGGCGTGGCGGCGATGACCACCGCCCTGGCCCGTTTCGCCGCGCACCACCCGGAACACCGGGGTTCGGTGGCTTTGTTGATGACCAGCGACGAGGAAGGCGCGGCCAACGATGGCGTGGTCAAGGTGATGGAAGCTTTCACGGCGCGGGGCGAGCAGATCGATTGGTGCCTCATCGGCGAACCGTCCAGCTTCGACCGGCTGGGCGATACCATCCGGGTCGGGCGGCGCGGCTCCTTGTGCGGCAACCTGACCGTGTTCGGCATCCAGGGCCATGTGGCCTATCCCGACAAGGCCGACAACCCCATCCACCGCGCCGCGCCCGCCCTGGCCGAACTCTGCGCCGAGGTCTGGGATACCGGCAACGAACTCTTCCCGCCCACCAGTTTCCAGATTTCCAATCTCCACTCGGGCACCGGAGCCGATAACGTCATCCCCGGACGGCTGGAACTCCTGTTCAACTTCCGCTTTTCGACCGCCTCGACCGAAGCCGATCTCAAAGCCAGGACCGAGGCCATTTTGAACCGCCATGGACTCCGCTACCAACTGGCGTGGCGGCTGTCGGGGGAACCGTTCCTGACCACCCGCACCGAACTGGTCGAAGCCGTGCAAACGGCGCTGGAAAGCGTGGTGGGATACCGGGCGCGACCCGACACCGGCGGCGGCACTTCGGATGGCCGCTTCGTGGCGCCTACGGGAGCGCAGGTGGTGGAACTCGGCCCGCTGAACGGTAGCATCCACAAGATCAACGAACATGTGCCGGTGGCCGATATCGAAACCCTGTCGGCGGTCTACGAGCGGATCATGGTGGAATTGCTGACCTAG
- the sseA gene encoding 3-mercaptopyruvate sulfurtransferase, which yields MHATATPLLDAEWLAAHLDDPDLVVLDASFFLPNQGRDAHREYLAAHLPGAGFFDIDAIADHASSLPHMLPTPDCFAQAAGTLGIGPDTLVVAYDHNSFMASARVWWTFRVFGHDRVRVLDGGLTRWRALGLPLAAGLVTAPPREFTASFHPGWVRGLEEMRGLLGDPTAQILDARSPGRFAGTEPEPRAGLRSGHIPGSRNLFFKRLIDAATGCLKPSDELEREFRDAGIDPLRPVVATCGTGVTASVLALGLYCLGNGDAAVYDGSWIEWGGRDDTPVGTN from the coding sequence ATGCACGCGACGGCAACCCCCTTGCTCGATGCCGAATGGCTCGCCGCCCACCTCGACGATCCCGACCTGGTGGTGCTGGACGCCAGCTTCTTCCTGCCCAACCAAGGCCGCGACGCCCATCGGGAATATCTCGCCGCCCACCTGCCCGGCGCGGGCTTTTTCGATATCGACGCCATCGCCGACCACGCCTCGTCCCTGCCCCATATGCTGCCCACGCCGGACTGCTTCGCCCAGGCGGCCGGGACGTTGGGGATCGGCCCGGACACCCTGGTCGTGGCCTACGACCACAACAGTTTCATGGCCTCGGCGCGGGTGTGGTGGACCTTCCGGGTGTTCGGGCATGACCGGGTCCGGGTACTGGATGGCGGCTTGACCCGCTGGCGGGCATTGGGCTTGCCCCTGGCTGCCGGGCTGGTGACGGCCCCACCACGGGAATTCACCGCGAGTTTCCATCCCGGTTGGGTGCGCGGCCTGGAGGAAATGCGCGGCTTGCTCGGCGACCCCACCGCGCAAATCCTCGACGCCCGCTCCCCCGGACGCTTCGCCGGCACCGAGCCGGAACCCAGGGCGGGCTTGCGCTCCGGCCACATCCCCGGCAGCCGCAACCTGTTCTTCAAGCGCCTGATCGACGCGGCCACGGGTTGCCTCAAACCTTCGGACGAACTGGAACGGGAATTCCGCGATGCCGGGATAGACCCGCTGAGGCCGGTAGTCGCGACCTGCGGCACGGGCGTCACGGCCTCGGTACTGGCCTTGGGGCTTTACTGCCTGGGGAACGGTGATGCGGCGGTGTACGACGGTTCCTGGATCGAATGGGGCGGGCGGGACGATACGCCGGTCGGCACAAACTGA
- a CDS encoding c-type cytochrome yields the protein MHNNKSATFTAALAFWVGATAQAGYPVSTFPNPAAAPACHDEWRQQQDARLKAADAYLASQQVAYRWFADFPFGLNSGVPFLVLKLLPELAPEQWGGKDNFLEAMGLFRDGRNPGYPIALGVGWTGLAREDAQGAVDYASFTCGGCHIGRVRLEDGNYRYLDGGVNTQFNLAQYRVRVVKTLDKVTAGATGPEDKVRRATAAFVAALDRVHAADPHYFYKNYSFAGRRFDAAYEQKQIELFKRDAPAIVGKFMTIAGLELAAYQDLLAKNYRGFEGPMVQGFGGMADATGISTSFAYAVRKAQGQPVNPDLELPPSPGLTDFMVVWEQGKRRAHWNADHSQLVDGGGQWNGNIPIPIYRNLAAELTIGLGADTDVRVGAFAEDLLAGLPAPVYPFAVDLALAQKGKALFQDNCAECHKPHNGKVYALGTDLGRARVVSEAIAASARTSFTTLCPTSKEVVLPPEGTQVKPCAKFDGVSLEDKQYLAMLDPKTQEGYNALPLGGVWAQAPYLHNGSVPTLYHLLVPSARPKAFVKSRLDYDQKLGGFAWDAEQPGEGYRFDTGAFPALSNQGHDKDIVDGNKTYRLDWSQDKAGAMALIEYLKTL from the coding sequence ATGCATAACAACAAATCCGCCACCTTCACCGCCGCCCTGGCCTTTTGGGTGGGTGCCACCGCCCAAGCCGGTTATCCCGTATCCACCTTCCCCAACCCCGCCGCTGCCCCCGCCTGCCACGACGAGTGGCGGCAGCAACAAGACGCCCGCCTGAAGGCGGCGGACGCCTATCTCGCCAGCCAGCAAGTCGCCTACCGCTGGTTCGCCGATTTCCCCTTCGGGCTGAACAGCGGCGTGCCCTTCCTCGTCCTCAAACTGCTCCCGGAACTCGCGCCCGAGCAATGGGGCGGCAAGGACAACTTCCTGGAAGCGATGGGCCTGTTCCGCGACGGACGCAATCCGGGCTACCCCATCGCGCTGGGCGTCGGCTGGACCGGCTTGGCCCGCGAAGACGCCCAGGGCGCGGTGGACTACGCCTCGTTCACCTGCGGCGGCTGCCATATTGGCCGGGTGCGTCTGGAAGACGGCAATTACCGCTATCTCGACGGCGGCGTGAATACCCAATTCAATCTGGCGCAATACCGGGTACGGGTCGTCAAGACCCTGGACAAAGTCACCGCCGGAGCCACCGGCCCGGAAGACAAGGTCCGCCGCGCCACCGCCGCCTTCGTCGCCGCACTGGACCGGGTCCACGCCGCCGATCCCCATTATTTCTATAAAAACTACAGCTTCGCGGGCCGCCGGTTCGACGCGGCCTATGAGCAAAAACAAATCGAGCTGTTCAAGCGCGACGCCCCGGCCATCGTCGGCAAGTTCATGACCATCGCCGGGCTGGAACTGGCCGCCTACCAAGACCTGTTGGCGAAAAACTACCGGGGTTTCGAGGGACCGATGGTGCAAGGCTTCGGCGGCATGGCCGATGCCACCGGCATCAGCACTTCGTTCGCCTACGCCGTCCGCAAGGCCCAGGGCCAGCCGGTGAACCCCGACCTGGAATTGCCGCCCAGCCCCGGCCTGACCGATTTCATGGTGGTGTGGGAACAGGGCAAACGCCGGGCGCACTGGAACGCCGACCATAGCCAGTTGGTGGACGGCGGCGGACAATGGAACGGCAACATCCCCATCCCCATCTACCGCAACCTGGCCGCCGAACTCACTATCGGACTCGGGGCCGACACCGATGTGCGGGTGGGTGCTTTCGCCGAGGATTTGCTGGCGGGTTTGCCAGCCCCGGTATATCCGTTCGCGGTGGATCTGGCGCTGGCGCAAAAGGGCAAGGCGCTGTTCCAAGACAACTGCGCCGAGTGCCACAAGCCGCATAATGGCAAGGTCTACGCCCTGGGCACCGACCTGGGCCGGGCCAGGGTGGTGAGCGAGGCCATCGCCGCCAGCGCCCGCACCAGTTTCACCACTCTGTGCCCGACCAGCAAGGAAGTGGTCCTGCCGCCGGAGGGCACCCAGGTCAAGCCCTGCGCCAAGTTCGACGGCGTGTCGCTGGAGGATAAGCAATATCTGGCGATGCTCGACCCCAAGACCCAGGAGGGCTACAACGCCTTGCCCTTGGGCGGGGTCTGGGCGCAAGCCCCGTACCTGCACAATGGTTCGGTGCCGACGCTCTACCATCTGCTGGTGCCGTCGGCACGGCCCAAGGCGTTCGTGAAAAGCCGCCTCGATTACGACCAGAAACTCGGCGGCTTCGCGTGGGATGCCGAACAGCCCGGCGAGGGCTATCGTTTCGATACCGGGGCGTTCCCGGCGCTGTCCAACCAGGGCCACGACAAGGATATCGTGGACGGCAACAAGACCTACCGGCTGGATTGGTCGCAGGACAAAGCCGGGGCCATGGCCTTGATCGAATACCTGAAGACGCTCTGA
- a CDS encoding MlaD family protein, giving the protein MNKTQLIGLFVLGAAILAIALVLIFGRGNFFSHSQKYVAYFQGSVNGLNVGAWVKLKGVPIGRVTDIRVQYDTQNNRVLTPVVAEIDLGKVSDIRGNHWPGHAPGLAELVERGLRARLSLQSLVTAQLYVDVDFYPDRPARLLGIDDLGLPEIPTIASDKDEIEDTVRGTLAQVKELPLKEVFAATLAAVRRIEHLLSLPETQASIANLNRTLVELQRTIGHFDGKIDGVAANLNGTLKDGQALARNLNQRVLPLSTATERTLETLAQTLVRAQGTLATVEDLTGRDSAAENALREVAAAARSLRVLADSLERNPELLLYGRKAGK; this is encoded by the coding sequence ATGAATAAAACTCAATTGATCGGCTTGTTCGTGCTGGGGGCCGCGATCCTGGCCATCGCCCTGGTGCTGATCTTCGGGCGCGGCAATTTCTTTTCCCACAGCCAGAAATACGTGGCCTATTTCCAAGGCTCGGTGAACGGTCTCAATGTCGGGGCGTGGGTGAAGCTCAAGGGCGTGCCCATAGGCCGCGTCACCGATATCCGGGTGCAATACGATACCCAGAACAACCGGGTGCTGACCCCGGTGGTCGCCGAGATCGACCTGGGCAAGGTCTCGGATATCCGCGGCAACCATTGGCCCGGCCACGCGCCCGGCCTGGCCGAGTTGGTCGAGCGGGGCTTGCGGGCCCGGTTGTCCCTGCAAAGCCTGGTGACGGCACAGTTGTATGTGGATGTGGATTTCTACCCGGACCGGCCCGCCCGTTTGCTGGGGATCGACGACCTGGGCCTCCCCGAGATTCCGACCATCGCGTCCGATAAGGATGAAATCGAGGACACCGTGCGCGGCACCCTGGCCCAGGTGAAGGAACTGCCTTTGAAGGAGGTTTTCGCCGCCACCTTGGCGGCGGTGCGGCGTATCGAGCATTTATTGTCCCTGCCGGAAACCCAGGCCAGCATCGCCAACCTCAATCGGACCCTGGTGGAACTCCAGCGGACCATCGGCCATTTCGACGGCAAGATCGATGGCGTTGCCGCCAACCTCAACGGCACGCTCAAGGACGGCCAAGCCCTGGCCCGCAATCTCAATCAGCGGGTGCTGCCCTTGTCCACCGCCACCGAGCGGACGCTGGAGACCTTGGCCCAAACCCTGGTGCGGGCGCAGGGGACGCTGGCGACGGTGGAGGATTTGACGGGCCGCGATTCGGCGGCGGAGAACGCCCTGCGCGAAGTGGCGGCGGCGGCGCGGTCGCTCCGGGTGTTGGCCGATAGCCTGGAGCGTAACCCGGAACTGTTGCTCTACGGCAGGAAGGCCGGGAAATAG
- a CDS encoding ABC transporter ATP-binding protein, translated as MQQDHLRVTDLTMAYGDFVVMRGIDFTVRRGEIFIIMGGSGCGKSTLLRHLIGLQPPTEGSVEFDGHDLWRAGPAQRDRLLRRMGILYQSGALWSSMTLAENVALPLAGHTDLSPQDIAELVSLKLALVGLAGFEAFYPAELSGGMKKRAALARAMALDPEILFFDEPSAGLDPLSAKRLDDLILHLRDSLGSTVVIVTHELASILGVGTDAIFLDAETKTILAQGHPRDLLAHCPHPAVRDFLTRGESLSCPA; from the coding sequence ATGCAGCAAGACCACCTCCGCGTCACCGATCTCACCATGGCCTATGGCGATTTCGTGGTGATGCGCGGCATCGATTTCACGGTGCGGCGGGGCGAAATCTTCATCATCATGGGCGGCAGCGGCTGCGGCAAAAGCACTTTGCTGCGCCATCTCATCGGCCTGCAACCCCCGACCGAAGGCAGCGTCGAGTTCGACGGCCACGACCTGTGGCGGGCCGGTCCCGCCCAGCGCGACCGTCTGCTGCGGCGCATGGGCATCCTCTACCAGAGCGGGGCGCTGTGGAGTTCCATGACCCTGGCCGAGAATGTCGCCCTGCCCCTGGCCGGGCATACCGATTTGTCGCCCCAGGATATCGCCGAACTGGTGTCTTTGAAGCTGGCCCTGGTGGGGTTGGCCGGGTTCGAGGCGTTCTATCCCGCCGAACTCAGCGGCGGCATGAAGAAACGCGCCGCCCTGGCCCGCGCCATGGCCCTGGACCCGGAAATCCTGTTCTTCGACGAGCCTTCCGCCGGGCTGGACCCTTTGAGCGCGAAGCGGCTCGACGATTTGATCCTGCATCTCCGCGACAGCCTGGGCAGTACCGTGGTCATCGTCACCCACGAACTCGCCAGCATCCTCGGCGTGGGCACCGATGCCATCTTCCTCGACGCCGAAACCAAGACCATCCTGGCCCAGGGCCATCCCCGCGACCTCCTGGCCCATTGCCCGCATCCCGCCGTGCGGGATTTCCTCACCCGCGGCGAATCGCTATCCTGCCCGGCATGA
- a CDS encoding methyl-accepting chemotaxis protein, producing the protein MTVSQRLLLLSLAAIAGLAILAGVGYIQIGRVFTAASYAAANTVPTYQSFMDIRKNLADLRENSLFHVIVTDEAGMRTIERMIEESRAKLEEGLKHYVTDACGGSSCMSDEKEQRMFDNAKALLAEYDIQRLKVFELSKQNRTKEAEMAVRELLMPSVQKLLAGFQVELDYNSELARKSIENATNIQSSATYLSLSVALAIIAIISGTSWLISRQLLGQLGGEPALAVEIANKIATGDLSMDIKLRAGDNDSVIAAMKRMSGMLVQTIGDVHTATQILGEAATQVNSTAQNLSQASTEQAASVEETTSSVEEMSATIEQNTDNAKVTDNMATKVAQQAVEGGQAVTATVAAMKKIAGKIGIIDDIAYQTNLLALNAAIEAARAGDHGKGFAVVAAEVRKLAERSQVAAGEISELAGSSVALAEQAGKLLEEIVPNIAKTSELVQEISASSTEQSVGANQINNAMIQLNQVTQQNAAASEELAATSEEMNQQAEQLQRLMNTFKIGEFQRPPRTPSATAIGGESGHTRSTAQPSARQAAHAVGSNFVKF; encoded by the coding sequence ATGACGGTTTCGCAACGGCTACTGTTACTGTCCCTGGCGGCTATCGCGGGCCTGGCCATCTTGGCCGGCGTTGGCTATATCCAAATCGGGCGGGTTTTCACAGCGGCCAGCTACGCTGCCGCCAATACCGTGCCCACCTACCAAAGCTTCATGGATATAAGGAAAAACCTAGCCGACCTGCGCGAAAACTCCCTATTCCATGTCATCGTGACCGACGAGGCGGGGATGCGGACCATCGAACGGATGATCGAGGAGTCGCGGGCGAAACTGGAAGAGGGCTTAAAACACTATGTCACCGATGCTTGCGGCGGCTCCAGTTGCATGTCGGACGAAAAAGAACAGCGGATGTTCGACAACGCCAAGGCGCTGCTGGCGGAATACGATATCCAGCGCTTGAAGGTTTTCGAGCTTTCCAAGCAAAACCGCACCAAGGAGGCCGAAATGGCGGTGCGCGAGCTTTTAATGCCGTCGGTGCAAAAGCTCCTGGCAGGCTTCCAGGTCGAACTCGACTATAACTCCGAGCTGGCCAGGAAGAGCATAGAAAACGCCACCAATATACAAAGCAGCGCGACCTACCTGTCCCTCAGCGTGGCCCTGGCGATCATAGCCATCATCAGCGGGACAAGCTGGCTCATCAGCCGGCAACTGCTCGGGCAACTGGGCGGCGAACCCGCCTTGGCGGTCGAGATCGCCAACAAGATCGCGACCGGCGATTTGTCCATGGATATCAAACTTCGGGCGGGGGACAACGATAGCGTGATCGCGGCGATGAAGCGCATGTCCGGCATGTTGGTCCAGACCATCGGCGATGTGCATACCGCCACCCAAATCCTCGGCGAGGCCGCCACCCAGGTCAACAGCACCGCGCAAAACCTATCCCAGGCGTCCACCGAGCAAGCGGCCAGCGTCGAGGAAACCACCTCCTCGGTGGAGGAGATGAGCGCCACCATCGAGCAGAACACCGACAACGCCAAGGTGACCGACAACATGGCCACCAAGGTCGCCCAACAAGCCGTGGAAGGCGGACAGGCCGTGACCGCGACGGTGGCGGCGATGAAAAAGATCGCCGGCAAGATCGGCATCATCGACGACATCGCCTACCAGACCAACCTGCTCGCCCTCAACGCCGCCATCGAGGCGGCCCGCGCCGGCGACCACGGCAAAGGCTTCGCGGTGGTGGCGGCGGAAGTCAGGAAGCTGGCCGAGCGCAGCCAGGTGGCGGCGGGGGAAATCAGCGAACTGGCCGGTAGCAGCGTGGCCCTGGCGGAGCAGGCGGGCAAACTCTTGGAGGAAATCGTGCCCAATATCGCCAAGACTTCCGAACTGGTGCAGGAAATCAGCGCCTCCTCGACGGAGCAATCGGTGGGCGCGAACCAGATCAACAACGCCATGATACAACTCAACCAAGTCACCCAGCAGAACGCCGCCGCCTCCGAGGAATTGGCCGCGACCTCCGAGGAAATGAACCAACAGGCCGAGCAATTACAGCGGCTAATGAACACCTTCAAAATCGGCGAATTCCAGCGCCCCCCCAGGACTCCGTCAGCCACCGCCATCGGCGGCGAATCCGGCCACACCCGTTCCACAGCCCAGCCATCCGCAAGGCAAGCGGCCCATGCCGTGGGTTCCAACTTCGTGAAGTTCTAG
- a CDS encoding Ppx/GppA phosphatase family protein, producing MSFSPENPPAQVAAVDLGSNSFHMIVAEVRANELVMVDRLREMVRLGAGLTPQRSLTPEVQQRALACVERFGQRLRAMPSGCVRAVGTNTLREARNAGAFLAAAERALGHPIEIISGIEEARLIYQGVAQSLAPDGKRRLVMDIGGGSTEYIIGIDKTPLQKESLRMGCVSMSLEHFPDGKVTAKRFKKAVIAAQRELEPFEHLFRKGAWDEAVGASGTLRAVHKLLVGRAWSKGGIGMGELNTLVDAMLAAGKVDKAQFADVDPDRYLSLPGGLAILHATFKSLDIAHMRVSDGALREGLLYDLLGRIHHDDIRGRTVLALAKRYHIDLDHAGRVQKTLGRFLEQLPFAGAIDRETAAQWLEWAATLYEIGLDIAHSGYHKHGAYVLENADLPGFSRQDQMLLATLVRLHRRKFQPKLIKDLNPPWNEAAQPLALLLRLAIVLHRSRHATELPDIRIALGAARIDLRFPPGWLDEHPLTVADLEQEAAYLGAAEIELTFL from the coding sequence ATGAGCTTTTCCCCCGAGAACCCGCCCGCCCAAGTCGCCGCCGTGGACCTGGGTTCCAATAGTTTCCATATGATCGTCGCCGAGGTCCGCGCCAATGAGTTGGTGATGGTGGACCGTTTGCGGGAAATGGTGCGTTTAGGCGCGGGACTCACGCCCCAGCGCAGCCTGACCCCCGAGGTCCAGCAACGGGCCTTGGCCTGTGTCGAGCGCTTCGGCCAGCGCTTGCGGGCGATGCCCTCCGGTTGTGTGCGGGCCGTCGGCACCAACACCTTGCGCGAGGCCCGCAACGCCGGGGCGTTCCTGGCCGCGGCGGAACGGGCCTTGGGCCACCCCATCGAGATCATTTCCGGCATCGAGGAAGCGCGTTTGATCTACCAGGGCGTGGCGCAAAGCCTCGCGCCCGACGGCAAGCGCCGCTTGGTGATGGATATAGGCGGCGGCAGCACCGAATACATCATCGGCATCGACAAAACCCCGCTGCAAAAGGAAAGCCTCAGGATGGGCTGTGTTTCCATGAGCCTCGAACATTTCCCCGATGGCAAGGTCACGGCCAAGCGCTTCAAGAAGGCGGTGATCGCGGCCCAGCGCGAATTGGAGCCGTTCGAGCATCTGTTCCGCAAGGGCGCTTGGGACGAGGCGGTGGGGGCTTCGGGCACGCTGCGGGCGGTGCATAAGCTCCTGGTCGGGCGGGCTTGGAGCAAGGGCGGGATCGGAATGGGCGAACTCAACACCTTGGTGGACGCCATGCTCGCCGCCGGCAAGGTGGACAAGGCGCAATTCGCCGATGTGGACCCCGACCGCTATCTGAGCCTGCCGGGCGGCTTGGCGATCCTGCATGCGACCTTCAAGAGCCTGGACATCGCCCATATGCGGGTGTCGGACGGGGCTTTGCGCGAGGGTTTGTTGTACGACCTGCTGGGCCGTATCCACCACGACGATATCCGGGGCCGGACGGTGCTGGCCCTGGCCAAGCGCTACCATATCGATCTGGACCACGCGGGCCGGGTCCAAAAAACCTTGGGCCGGTTCCTGGAACAACTGCCGTTCGCGGGGGCCATCGACCGCGAGACCGCCGCGCAATGGCTGGAATGGGCCGCGACCCTGTACGAAATCGGCTTGGACATCGCCCATAGCGGTTATCACAAGCACGGTGCCTATGTCCTGGAAAACGCCGATTTGCCGGGGTTTTCGCGGCAGGATCAGATGTTGCTGGCGACCCTGGTGCGGCTGCACCGGCGCAAATTCCAGCCCAAGCTCATCAAGGATTTGAATCCGCCCTGGAACGAGGCGGCGCAACCCCTGGCCTTGCTGCTCCGGCTCGCCATCGTCCTCCACCGCAGCCGCCACGCCACCGAGTTGCCGGATATCCGCATCGCTCTGGGCGCTGCCCGGATCGATCTCAGGTTTCCGCCGGGCTGGCTGGACGAACATCCCCTGACCGTGGCCGACCTGGAACAGGAAGCGGCGTATCTCGGGGCGGCGGAGATCGAGTTGACGTTTTTGTGA
- a CDS encoding ABC transporter ATP-binding protein, translating into MTAISIRALRKTYQNGLEALKGIDLEVEAGDFFALLGPNGAGKSTTIGILSSLVNKTSGQVSIFGHDLDRDKEAAKRCIGLVPQEVNFNQFEKVMSIVVNQAGYYGIRRQEATRRAEECLRQLSLWDKRDTVSRNLSGGMKRRLMIARALVHTPKLLILDEPTAGVDLEIRRSMWEFLRKINKEGTTIILTTHYLEEAENLCRHIAIINHGRIVEHSRMDDLLARLHINHYILELAQPLEVVPEIDGYRLELSDERTLNAAVPTELGIHGLFRNLSALGIEVVALRNAANRLEQLFVDLVETQRNPPAR; encoded by the coding sequence ATGACCGCCATTTCCATCCGCGCCCTGCGCAAGACCTACCAGAACGGACTCGAAGCCTTGAAGGGCATCGACCTGGAGGTCGAGGCGGGCGACTTCTTCGCCCTGCTCGGACCCAACGGCGCGGGCAAATCCACCACCATCGGCATCCTCAGTTCCCTGGTGAACAAAACCTCGGGCCAGGTCTCGATCTTCGGCCACGACCTCGACCGCGACAAGGAAGCTGCCAAGCGTTGCATCGGGCTGGTGCCGCAGGAGGTCAACTTCAACCAGTTCGAGAAGGTCATGAGCATCGTGGTCAACCAGGCCGGCTATTACGGTATCCGCCGCCAGGAGGCCACCCGCCGGGCCGAGGAATGCCTGCGCCAGTTGTCGCTGTGGGACAAGCGCGACACCGTCTCGCGCAACCTCTCGGGCGGCATGAAACGGCGCTTGATGATCGCCCGCGCCCTGGTGCATACCCCCAAGCTCCTGATCCTGGACGAACCCACCGCCGGGGTGGACCTGGAAATCCGCCGCTCGATGTGGGAATTTCTGCGCAAGATCAACAAGGAAGGCACCACCATCATCCTGACCACGCATTATCTGGAAGAGGCGGAAAACCTCTGCCGCCACATCGCCATCATCAACCATGGGCGGATCGTCGAACACAGCCGCATGGACGACCTCCTAGCCCGGCTCCACATCAACCATTACATCCTGGAACTGGCCCAGCCCCTGGAAGTCGTGCCCGAAATCGACGGCTACCGGCTGGAACTCAGCGACGAGCGCACCCTGAACGCCGCCGTCCCCACCGAACTCGGCATCCATGGCCTGTTCCGCAACCTCTCGGCCCTGGGCATCGAAGTCGTCGCCCTGCGCAACGCCGCCAACCGGCTGGAGCAGTTGTTCGTCGATCTGGTCGAAACCCAACGCAATCCCCCCGCCCGCTAA